In methanogenic archaeon ISO4-H5, the following are encoded in one genomic region:
- a CDS encoding phospholipase D/transphosphatidylase PlD translates to MRKTFGYLLVLAIISISSPLSASGTDASPSSAPLITEVDPGCEGFTLGNYGSSAIDLRGYSITDGEGTLTFVSSFILSPGGSVTVSKSTGTCWFDSRPGVLTYPSDIIAKNRTFILADAGDELSLMNGSSVIDSVCYGKSQGAEKWYGDPVDTASGRYLLRVGGDSDRESDWISTKPGWTNRSAESIPSFRAEVGLFTFPESRGMPILETLSEAHESIDISIYLITSPELISLLCQKSESGIRVRVLAEGFPLGTDLSREISLLRSLTDSGGDVRFINATGSDDRFVYLHNKYAVIDGSVTVLTSENWTSGNLGEYGNRGWGAVIRSDGYASYMSEVFENDYFSQWGDVSGLLALYPNSNPLRDLPAAEITPYELFQCSATVTPVLSPDNSFVTIKRFMDGACERLYAEQMDLGSDLAVVSGESPTAWMANAAERGVDTKFILDASQASASKHVSYAELLSSATSVQAIAMNGSDKFSLIHNKGVIADDKVWLGSVNWTTSSFLRNRETAVIIDSPEAADYYAEFFLEDFGVNIFTAEEEGLSLKAETFMTPAGEMVLLSVNGPSGYTYEWSLGDGTVRITEACAALFLSPSPGVYTATVRMLGSDLMSTADYRVEPGSSEDHTYLYGSVAVAVAVLILGIVSHMLRGRRPVPSKKCRSRFG, encoded by the coding sequence ATGCGGAAGACGTTTGGTTACCTACTGGTATTAGCCATCATTTCAATTTCATCTCCGCTTTCCGCATCCGGAACGGATGCGTCCCCGTCTTCCGCACCCTTAATCACTGAAGTGGATCCGGGATGTGAGGGATTCACTCTTGGGAATTACGGTTCTTCGGCTATCGACCTGAGAGGATATTCGATCACCGACGGGGAGGGAACACTGACCTTCGTGTCTAGTTTCATCCTCTCTCCGGGAGGAAGTGTCACCGTATCGAAAAGTACGGGAACCTGTTGGTTCGATTCCCGTCCCGGAGTCCTTACCTACCCATCGGACATCATCGCGAAGAACAGGACGTTCATACTGGCGGATGCGGGCGACGAACTCTCCCTGATGAACGGTTCCTCAGTGATTGACTCGGTATGTTACGGGAAGTCCCAGGGGGCGGAAAAATGGTACGGCGACCCTGTCGATACCGCTTCAGGAAGATATCTGCTGCGTGTAGGAGGGGACAGTGACAGAGAATCCGATTGGATATCCACCAAACCGGGGTGGACGAACCGCAGTGCCGAAAGCATTCCTTCTTTCAGGGCAGAGGTGGGATTGTTCACCTTCCCTGAAAGCAGGGGAATGCCGATCCTGGAAACCCTGTCCGAGGCACATGAATCCATTGACATATCGATATACCTAATCACCAGCCCCGAGCTCATTTCCCTATTGTGCCAGAAGTCTGAATCCGGAATACGGGTAAGGGTTTTGGCTGAGGGTTTCCCCTTGGGTACAGACCTCAGTAGAGAGATATCGCTTCTGAGGTCGCTGACCGATTCCGGCGGAGATGTGAGGTTCATAAATGCAACAGGGTCGGATGACCGTTTCGTATACCTTCACAATAAATACGCAGTGATAGACGGTTCCGTTACCGTACTCACTTCGGAGAATTGGACCTCGGGAAACCTGGGGGAATACGGTAACCGCGGGTGGGGAGCAGTAATCCGCAGCGATGGGTATGCATCTTACATGAGCGAGGTCTTCGAGAACGATTATTTCTCTCAGTGGGGCGATGTTTCCGGACTGCTGGCACTGTATCCGAATTCCAATCCTTTAAGGGATCTTCCCGCAGCGGAGATAACGCCTTACGAACTGTTCCAATGCTCGGCAACAGTGACTCCTGTCCTCTCCCCGGATAATTCGTTCGTAACAATCAAGAGGTTCATGGACGGTGCCTGCGAGAGATTATATGCAGAGCAGATGGACCTCGGTTCCGATCTGGCGGTTGTATCAGGGGAGTCCCCCACGGCGTGGATGGCAAATGCAGCGGAACGTGGTGTCGACACAAAGTTCATCCTCGATGCTTCTCAGGCAAGTGCATCCAAGCATGTGTCCTATGCGGAATTGCTTTCATCCGCCACTTCGGTGCAGGCGATAGCGATGAACGGTTCGGATAAATTCTCACTCATACACAACAAAGGCGTAATCGCCGATGACAAGGTGTGGCTGGGATCCGTCAATTGGACCACCTCCTCGTTCCTCCGCAACCGTGAGACAGCCGTCATCATAGATTCTCCCGAAGCCGCCGATTATTACGCGGAATTCTTCCTGGAGGATTTCGGAGTGAACATATTCACCGCCGAAGAGGAAGGGCTTTCTCTGAAAGCCGAGACCTTCATGACTCCAGCGGGGGAGATGGTATTGTTGTCAGTTAACGGACCGTCTGGATATACTTACGAATGGTCCCTCGGCGATGGGACTGTGAGGATCACCGAAGCATGTGCTGCCCTGTTTCTGTCACCTTCTCCGGGAGTGTATACCGCAACCGTACGCATGCTAGGTTCGGACCTCATGAGTACCGCCGATTACCGGGTGGAACCGGGGTCGTCAGAGGATCACACCTATCTGTACGGTTCAGTCGCAGTCGCGGTTGCAGTCCTGATACTGGGCATCGTATCCCATATGCTCCGCGGCAGAAGGCCGGTTCCCAGTAAGAAGTGCCGTTCGAGATTCGGATGA
- a CDS encoding triose-phosphate isomerase TpiA yields MSSDLGSKVVIVNFKAYAEVDGLKAADLAAACEEIAKESGAQIIVCPPMVETAFVASAVGIPVFSQNVDPKKPGSATGWVTPSMVKACGCRGTLINHAEHKVDAEIVGQAVAMARELGLVTVVCANTVEDAKILAKFAPDYIAVEPPELIGGDISVTTADPSIVKNTVEQVKAVNPAIRVLCGAGVKNGKDVAAALSLGAEGVLLASGVVKAADPRAVLRDLVSGL; encoded by the coding sequence ATGTCGAGTGATCTCGGTTCCAAGGTCGTAATCGTAAATTTCAAGGCATACGCCGAGGTCGACGGCCTCAAGGCCGCCGACCTGGCAGCCGCCTGCGAGGAGATCGCCAAAGAATCAGGCGCACAGATTATCGTGTGCCCTCCCATGGTGGAGACTGCCTTCGTGGCCTCCGCCGTAGGCATCCCCGTATTCTCGCAGAACGTGGACCCCAAGAAGCCCGGTTCGGCCACCGGATGGGTCACCCCTTCCATGGTCAAGGCATGCGGATGCCGCGGCACCCTCATCAACCACGCCGAGCACAAGGTAGACGCCGAAATCGTAGGTCAGGCAGTTGCCATGGCCCGCGAGCTGGGACTTGTCACCGTGGTCTGCGCCAACACCGTCGAGGACGCCAAGATCTTGGCGAAGTTCGCTCCCGATTACATCGCAGTCGAGCCTCCGGAACTCATCGGAGGAGACATCTCCGTCACCACCGCCGACCCTTCCATCGTGAAGAACACCGTCGAGCAGGTGAAGGCCGTCAATCCCGCCATCCGTGTACTCTGCGGAGCGGGAGTCAAGAACGGAAAGGATGTCGCCGCAGCCCTCTCGCTCGGAGCCGAGGGAGTTCTTCTCGCCTCCGGAGTCGTCAAGGCAGCCGATCCCCGTGCAGTTCTCAGGGACCTTGTCAGCGGACTCTGA
- a CDS encoding fructose 1,6-bisphosphatase Fbp, producing MAEKVTVSIIKADIGSIAGHMTPHPSMMEKCKEILTDKQKQGIIEDFYVTRCGDDINLYLTHYKGENNSEIHGAAWECFTEATKLSKSMHLYAAGQDLLTDAFSGNVKGAGPGSAEMTFEERPSEPLLFFMADKTEPSAYSPILSRIFLDPFTTTGLVIDKRAKQGFDVEIQDVLDNEFVTMSAPEETYSILSLLGDTYRYAIKRVYSRAGLGPAAVVSTDKLNMTAGSYVGKDDPVCICRCQSGFPSVGEYTQVFQNVFLAAGWMRGSHIGAMYPCSPEDSNPVYYDGPPRICCLGFQLCEGHLQGLEAPGVKGGDHKPVDIFGSNTWDLARQNAIKASVMMRRQGPFMPSILGADEMEYTSRPAVLEDLKKRFVSSKDEDSKCCCSKKGKTDVE from the coding sequence ATGGCTGAGAAAGTCACTGTATCGATTATCAAAGCAGACATCGGATCTATCGCGGGTCACATGACCCCCCACCCCTCCATGATGGAGAAGTGCAAGGAGATCCTCACCGACAAACAGAAACAGGGAATCATCGAGGACTTCTACGTCACCCGCTGCGGAGACGACATCAACCTCTACCTCACCCACTACAAGGGCGAGAACAACTCCGAGATTCACGGAGCCGCATGGGAATGCTTCACTGAGGCAACCAAGCTCTCCAAGTCCATGCACCTCTACGCCGCCGGACAGGACCTCCTGACCGACGCCTTCTCCGGAAACGTCAAGGGAGCAGGACCCGGATCCGCCGAGATGACCTTCGAGGAGAGGCCCTCCGAGCCTCTGCTCTTCTTCATGGCAGACAAGACCGAGCCCTCCGCTTACTCCCCCATCCTCTCCAGGATCTTCCTCGACCCCTTCACTACCACCGGCCTCGTCATCGACAAGAGGGCCAAGCAGGGATTCGACGTCGAGATCCAGGACGTCCTTGACAACGAGTTCGTCACCATGTCCGCACCCGAGGAGACCTACAGTATCCTGTCCCTCCTCGGCGACACCTACAGGTACGCAATCAAGAGGGTCTACAGCCGCGCAGGCCTCGGCCCCGCAGCTGTCGTATCCACCGACAAGCTCAACATGACCGCCGGCTCCTACGTCGGAAAGGACGACCCCGTCTGCATCTGCAGGTGCCAGTCCGGATTCCCCTCCGTCGGAGAGTACACACAGGTCTTCCAGAACGTCTTCCTCGCTGCCGGATGGATGAGGGGAAGCCACATCGGAGCCATGTACCCCTGCAGCCCCGAGGACTCCAACCCCGTCTATTACGACGGACCCCCGAGAATCTGCTGTCTCGGATTCCAGCTCTGCGAGGGCCACCTCCAGGGACTCGAGGCACCCGGAGTCAAGGGCGGAGACCACAAGCCCGTCGACATCTTCGGAAGCAACACCTGGGACCTCGCCCGCCAGAACGCCATCAAGGCTTCTGTCATGATGAGGCGCCAGGGACCCTTCATGCCTTCCATCCTGGGAGCTGACGAGATGGAGTACACCTCCAGGCCCGCAGTCCTCGAGGACCTCAAGAAGAGGTTCGTGTCCTCCAAGGATGAGGACAGCAAATGCTGCTGCTCCAAGAAGGGCAAGACCGATGTCGAGTGA
- a CDS encoding aspartyl-tRNA synthetase AspS2 encodes MTAVRDSSNISVDDGTATVKGWVQDVRALGGIAFVTLRDRFGTIQITLPKKKIDPALFEELTKLPRESVVAITGEVKASNQTALGLEIIPSAVEVYSKAATPLPLGVVDKVNVEMDTRLNHRFMDLRKPEIRAIFELKAMMVELIEECVRANGFNQVYTPKINAAGAEGGAELFKIQYFDKPAFLAQSPQLYKQILMSTGLDRVFELGPAFRAELSNTNRHVTEFISFDGEMSWIENEEEVMAMIETIIDHVLTGLKERGKKQLEILGKEIKVPARPYPILTYSECLKMVQDAGLPLKEGDDLGTEGEKIIGDKMAEKGVELYFIAEYPEEAKPFYIMEKDGTPYSFSFDLDYKGQEISSGGQREHRYDKLVARMEKKGLNPADFEFYLEAFRYGMPPHGGWGIGIERLLVKMLDLGNIREAILFPRDPARLTP; translated from the coding sequence ATGACCGCAGTCAGAGATTCCAGCAACATTTCCGTCGACGACGGTACCGCCACCGTTAAGGGTTGGGTCCAGGATGTCAGGGCCCTCGGAGGTATCGCCTTCGTTACCCTCAGGGACAGGTTTGGCACCATCCAGATCACCCTCCCCAAGAAGAAGATTGACCCTGCCCTCTTCGAGGAGCTCACCAAGCTCCCCAGGGAGAGCGTCGTCGCCATCACCGGAGAGGTAAAGGCCAGCAACCAGACCGCTCTCGGACTCGAGATCATCCCCTCCGCGGTCGAGGTCTATTCCAAAGCAGCCACCCCTCTCCCCCTGGGAGTGGTGGACAAGGTCAACGTGGAGATGGATACCCGTCTCAACCACAGGTTCATGGACCTCAGGAAGCCTGAGATCAGGGCCATCTTCGAGCTCAAGGCCATGATGGTCGAGCTCATCGAGGAGTGCGTCCGCGCTAACGGTTTCAACCAGGTCTACACCCCCAAGATCAACGCCGCCGGAGCGGAGGGAGGAGCGGAGCTCTTCAAGATTCAGTACTTCGACAAACCCGCCTTCCTGGCACAGTCGCCCCAGCTTTACAAGCAGATCCTCATGAGCACCGGTCTCGACCGCGTGTTCGAGCTCGGACCCGCCTTCCGTGCGGAGCTCTCCAACACCAACAGGCACGTGACCGAGTTCATCTCCTTCGACGGAGAGATGTCATGGATCGAGAACGAGGAGGAGGTCATGGCCATGATCGAGACCATTATCGACCACGTGCTCACCGGCCTCAAGGAGAGGGGAAAAAAGCAGCTGGAGATCCTCGGCAAGGAGATCAAGGTCCCCGCCAGGCCCTATCCCATCCTCACTTATTCCGAATGTCTCAAGATGGTGCAGGACGCCGGACTCCCCCTGAAGGAGGGCGACGACCTCGGAACCGAGGGAGAGAAGATCATCGGTGACAAGATGGCCGAGAAGGGCGTCGAACTCTACTTCATCGCCGAATACCCAGAGGAGGCAAAGCCCTTCTATATCATGGAGAAGGACGGAACCCCCTACTCGTTCTCCTTCGACCTTGACTACAAGGGTCAGGAGATCTCCTCCGGAGGACAGAGGGAACACAGGTACGACAAGCTCGTCGCCAGGATGGAGAAGAAGGGACTCAACCCCGCAGACTTCGAGTTCTACCTTGAAGCATTCAGGTACGGAATGCCCCCGCACGGCGGATGGGGAATTGGTATCGAGAGGCTCCTCGTGAAGATGCTCGATCTCGGTAACATCAGGGAAGCCATCCTCTTCCCCAGGGACCCTGCAAGGCTTACACCTTGA
- a CDS encoding archaeal Holliday junction resolvase Hjc — protein MAAPGDTYERELKYLLSGETKAVTKMVKTCNTEETQAYCSMIDNPFLVIRAAGSLGVDLVALRWDFSFPIEVKSSENDILYMSKTARLIEQAQKMLDDCDRSHVVPIYAFRLKGVKGDPWRIFTIPSESVLKGHAAVLKDRIPKLDTSRNGNFIMRWNEGMKLSDFLSFISASTFEESYEPYDAGAPDTIDEILSEDQS, from the coding sequence ATGGCTGCACCAGGGGATACCTACGAACGCGAACTGAAATACCTGCTTTCTGGAGAGACTAAGGCTGTCACCAAGATGGTGAAGACCTGCAACACCGAAGAGACCCAGGCGTACTGTTCGATGATCGACAATCCCTTCCTCGTGATACGTGCGGCAGGCTCTTTGGGAGTGGACCTGGTGGCACTCAGATGGGACTTCTCATTCCCCATCGAGGTCAAGAGTTCCGAGAATGACATACTCTACATGAGCAAGACCGCCCGCCTGATCGAGCAGGCCCAGAAGATGCTCGACGACTGCGACAGATCCCATGTGGTGCCTATCTACGCATTCAGACTGAAGGGAGTGAAAGGCGATCCCTGGAGGATCTTCACCATCCCCTCCGAGAGCGTGCTGAAGGGCCATGCCGCCGTCCTGAAGGACAGGATCCCGAAACTGGACACCAGCAGGAACGGCAACTTCATCATGAGATGGAACGAGGGTATGAAGCTCAGCGATTTCCTCTCCTTCATCTCGGCGAGTACCTTCGAAGAGAGCTACGAACCGTATGATGCGGGAGCTCCCGACACCATAGACGAGATCCTCTCCGAGGATCAATCCTGA
- a CDS encoding quinolinate synthetase A protein NadA yields the protein MQSVKERILALKKEKNAVILAHNYTSPEVQDIADYVGDSLGLSQKAAATDADIIVFCGVSFMGETAKILSPTKKVLLPEPEAKCAMAAMCSADQIRQAKERYPDATVVAYVNTAAETKTAVDYCCTSANALNVVKQIPNNRILFVPDSNLGKYVREKSGKDVILWNGFCPVHQCVTVRQVEELRQAHPDAEIVAHPECRLDVLNIADFIGSTEAILKYCQKSECKEFIVLTESGMGHRLEGACPGKKFYFTAQSLCMTMKMISLESILECMEKETGEIILDKEVIEKAYVPVKRMTDILG from the coding sequence ATGCAATCCGTAAAAGAACGCATTCTTGCTCTGAAGAAGGAGAAGAACGCGGTCATACTGGCCCACAACTACACTTCGCCCGAAGTGCAGGATATCGCGGACTACGTAGGGGATTCCCTCGGACTGTCCCAGAAGGCCGCCGCTACGGATGCCGACATCATAGTTTTCTGCGGAGTATCCTTCATGGGCGAGACCGCCAAGATTCTCTCGCCGACCAAGAAGGTGCTGCTGCCCGAACCCGAGGCCAAGTGCGCCATGGCCGCCATGTGCTCCGCGGACCAGATCCGCCAGGCCAAGGAGAGGTATCCCGATGCCACGGTCGTGGCATATGTCAACACCGCCGCCGAGACCAAGACCGCAGTGGATTACTGCTGCACCTCAGCCAACGCGCTCAACGTGGTGAAGCAGATTCCCAACAACCGGATCCTCTTTGTTCCGGACTCCAACCTCGGGAAATACGTCAGGGAGAAGAGCGGCAAGGACGTCATCCTCTGGAACGGATTCTGTCCCGTCCACCAGTGTGTGACCGTCAGGCAGGTCGAGGAGCTCAGGCAGGCACACCCCGATGCCGAGATCGTCGCTCACCCTGAGTGCAGGCTTGACGTCCTGAACATCGCGGACTTCATCGGTTCCACTGAGGCCATTCTGAAGTACTGCCAGAAATCGGAGTGCAAGGAGTTCATCGTGCTTACCGAGTCCGGCATGGGCCACAGGCTCGAAGGAGCATGCCCCGGCAAGAAGTTCTACTTCACCGCCCAGTCGCTCTGCATGACCATGAAGATGATCTCCCTCGAATCCATCCTCGAATGCATGGAGAAGGAGACCGGCGAGATCATCCTCGACAAAGAGGTCATCGAGAAGGCTTATGTTCCCGTCAAGCGCATGACCGACATCCTCGGCTGA